One Dokdonia sp. Dokd-P16 genomic window carries:
- a CDS encoding helix-turn-helix transcriptional regulator, which yields MIDVITIKDVKVKIGEACKLFRTSNSLSREELAETLEISRATIQNIENGKNATLDNVLKVANHFGLLQSITNEIDKAVTNQNDISLY from the coding sequence ATGATTGATGTAATAACAATAAAGGACGTAAAAGTAAAGATTGGAGAGGCCTGCAAGCTATTTCGAACATCTAATAGCTTATCACGAGAAGAACTCGCAGAGACTTTAGAAATCTCTAGAGCTACGATTCAAAATATTGAGAATGGTAAGAATGCTACCTTAGACAATGTCTTAAAAGTAGCTAATCATTTTGGCTTATTGCAATCTATTACTAATGAGATAGACAAGGCTGTTACCAATCAAAACGATATTTCATTATACTAG
- a CDS encoding type II toxin-antitoxin system HipA family toxin codes for MTRDKIIDIIVFGQEIGKLGYDLDQGKSFFQYNPAFLDSGAYTNIFPFIFKRIKPAQVFTAYHQDTFQGLPPMIADSLPDTFGNIIFQEWLTARGIQKVTPLEQLAYVADRGMGALEYKPVKELPTTTTVDINQVITILEKVLKLKEDTKGAALSELSLLNVFKIGTSAGGARPKILVSEHKETGEIIAGDSATSEDYNHYLVKLHIDDSEGYNKEKVEYAYYLLAQEAGIHMMPSKLINHKHFATLRYERQHGKKQHALTVTGLTGWDFKSQPENSSYENVFKVALGLKVPHKDLQQLFKRMVFNLIFKNVDDHLKNHSFIYDNDNDRWNLGPAYDLTYALNPLLTFKSTSRALSINGKRTEIQLKDVLTIAEEFAIKNPKGIIADVQELIPRWMEIASDLEVPQEIKESINNDFEALL; via the coding sequence ATGACCAGGGATAAAATCATAGACATTATTGTTTTTGGCCAAGAAATTGGCAAGCTAGGGTATGACTTAGATCAAGGAAAGTCTTTTTTTCAATACAATCCAGCATTTCTAGATAGTGGGGCCTACACAAACATATTTCCATTTATCTTCAAGCGTATCAAGCCTGCTCAGGTATTTACAGCATATCATCAAGACACATTTCAAGGCTTACCGCCTATGATTGCAGATTCGTTACCAGATACTTTTGGTAATATTATATTTCAAGAATGGCTCACGGCTCGAGGTATTCAAAAAGTAACACCATTAGAGCAGCTAGCCTATGTAGCAGATCGTGGTATGGGAGCATTAGAATATAAGCCTGTCAAAGAATTACCTACTACAACTACCGTAGATATTAACCAGGTTATTACCATTTTAGAAAAAGTACTCAAACTTAAAGAAGATACTAAAGGAGCAGCATTAAGCGAACTCTCCCTACTCAACGTTTTTAAAATAGGAACTTCGGCTGGTGGGGCTAGGCCTAAAATTCTAGTGTCAGAGCATAAAGAAACTGGAGAAATAATAGCTGGAGACAGCGCGACTAGTGAAGACTACAACCATTATCTCGTTAAACTCCATATAGATGATAGCGAAGGTTATAACAAAGAAAAAGTAGAATATGCCTATTACTTGCTTGCGCAAGAAGCTGGTATACATATGATGCCTTCTAAGCTTATTAATCATAAGCATTTTGCCACCTTACGATATGAAAGACAACATGGTAAAAAACAGCACGCATTAACGGTTACAGGTTTGACAGGTTGGGATTTTAAAAGTCAGCCAGAAAACTCCAGCTATGAGAATGTCTTCAAAGTAGCCTTAGGTTTAAAAGTACCTCATAAAGACTTACAACAGTTGTTCAAGCGTATGGTGTTTAACCTTATCTTTAAAAATGTAGATGATCACTTAAAGAATCATAGTTTCATTTATGATAATGACAATGACCGCTGGAACTTAGGACCCGCTTATGATTTGACCTATGCGCTCAATCCCTTGTTAACATTCAAAAGTACCTCCAGAGCTTTATCTATAAATGGTAAACGTACTGAGATACAACTAAAGGACGTACTAACGATTGCCGAGGAATTTGCAATTAAAAATCCAAAAGGGATTATTGCCGATGTTCAAGAGTTGATCCCAAGATGGATGGAGATAGCGAGTGATTTAGAAGTACCTCAGGAAATTAAAGAAAGCATTAACAATGATTTTGAAGCGTTGCTATAG